One genomic segment of Brevibacillus laterosporus LMG 15441 includes these proteins:
- a CDS encoding DUF2614 family zinc ribbon-containing protein — MKNVDRLSKIKRIRGWANWNMLIGIILMYIGYISFAGYLFKWFVDIPLLGTLSQQLKGSHMTFTIILIIGFLMMMVSTVLYMVSGMVSTTSPQVQCPSCGKVTKMLGKEDACMFCGQPLLLEEDTPEPPSSLEQKIRS, encoded by the coding sequence ATGAAAAATGTAGACCGTTTAAGTAAGATTAAGCGAATTCGTGGATGGGCTAATTGGAATATGCTGATCGGTATCATCCTCATGTACATAGGGTATATATCTTTTGCCGGTTATTTATTCAAATGGTTTGTCGACATTCCATTGCTTGGCACGCTTAGTCAACAGCTCAAAGGCTCTCATATGACTTTTACCATCATCCTGATTATCGGCTTTCTGATGATGATGGTCAGTACCGTTTTATATATGGTATCCGGTATGGTCTCAACAACATCCCCACAGGTGCAGTGCCCTTCTTGTGGCAAAGTAACTAAAATGCTGGGAAAAGAAGATGCTTGTATGTTTTGCGGCCAACCACTTTTACTAGAAGAGGATACTCCAGAACCTCCATCTTCTCTTGAACAAAAGATACGTTCTTAA
- a CDS encoding nucleotidyltransferase-like protein, with product MKESLLEYHQQYLWEKTMDTDVLSVMAIEQAEKIELLSEGVDLISFIIVNDHEPNWLVKQYQFKKIAMEEHTVSQWQIQQWCLQGAPKRARQLLKQADMIFDKSNFMKDKMSCLLQLPRERKKQLIYKHYMAVLHHFSQAKELLQQQKIPDSFQNALQALFHWACLELVEADEIFDEPVFYKVKTIAPTVYKLYEEVITSLELLDKRIELLLLPIEIQLMAKIKIGSEFLLEQMQNEYRPWRLEQMLELFESEDYKESMPLLLDKMVKRGLLHELFLPGEVEFLREKAYMVVPEK from the coding sequence GTGAAAGAGAGCTTGTTGGAATATCATCAGCAGTATTTATGGGAAAAGACCATGGATACGGATGTTTTGTCTGTAATGGCTATCGAGCAAGCCGAAAAGATTGAACTTCTTTCAGAAGGTGTTGACCTCATATCCTTTATTATTGTTAATGATCACGAACCTAATTGGCTGGTCAAACAGTACCAATTTAAAAAAATTGCAATGGAGGAGCACACTGTTAGTCAGTGGCAAATTCAGCAATGGTGTTTGCAAGGGGCTCCTAAACGAGCAAGACAGCTTTTGAAACAGGCAGATATGATCTTTGATAAATCTAATTTTATGAAAGATAAAATGTCCTGTCTTCTCCAATTGCCAAGAGAGAGGAAAAAGCAACTTATTTATAAACACTATATGGCGGTATTACATCATTTCTCTCAAGCTAAGGAACTATTGCAGCAACAAAAGATACCAGACTCTTTTCAGAATGCTTTACAAGCTTTGTTTCACTGGGCATGTCTTGAGCTAGTAGAAGCTGACGAGATATTTGATGAGCCTGTATTTTATAAGGTAAAAACAATAGCTCCTACGGTGTATAAGTTATATGAAGAAGTTATAACTAGTTTAGAACTATTGGACAAGCGGATAGAATTGCTTTTGCTTCCAATCGAAATTCAATTGATGGCTAAAATAAAAATAGGATCGGAATTTCTTTTAGAACAAATGCAAAATGAATATCGTCCATGGAGACTAGAGCAAATGCTTGAGTTATTTGAATCTGAGGACTATAAAGAAAGCATGCCACTTTTGCTTGATAAGATGGTTAAACGTGGGTTATTACACGAGCTATTCTTGCCTGGAGAAGTAGAGTTTTTACGCGAAAAAGCCTATATGGTAGTACCTGAAAAATAA